One window of the Zea mays cultivar B73 chromosome 3, Zm-B73-REFERENCE-NAM-5.0, whole genome shotgun sequence genome contains the following:
- the LOC103650306 gene encoding uncharacterized protein isoform X2, which produces MASAKKAAARRICSPTLRKEVSHFDLIPLCRSNSNISPVHLERKQYVPLIPPCVLDDFTEGSRSRVVYQPSYSVGQTPAQELSPQKETGSQCFLASATLCWASRNPGLHLLRQKVFSTPKPGNPVLSPFYHQPPFPVLKTYADVLKSAINSSDMAKEETDPEGWRVMDRRRQQVRGRSSGLDSWSSRGRENWEVRGRGSWRRRGNRFHTYGGSFGSDARVIVAHSSGMQTEPACKQVADVTSGVADKGKKRRDELCCEICEDNHVPEECPVFNGPKPQAALCGFAGGESGFFQIHTWGCKGCYSKVGWCNCIHNREGRVELQRMIAMKYVHTLGGEVGSILGATQKVDMRYTRKMGVVRILVAVTDVNHIPESAEIIVGEGLYEIFFKVDKVLKDGRWIDKDNMDYRDGDDKEQGENEDYSEKHGNDSFPMEEVAEDTVMRDNSLQSDHNKPNDGALVMGMVVLQGNQNNYGSTIGTGVESEDSTFNEPTTLMPTSSSCSAQYALLVPKSAEALVLEPKIGLTDLSPGDLDQTPENVGEDANLSSLYDLVPSCSILAGMTDGAGGLNLADDSLQTQAASKPLSGGGAGLALIDASNNSQVDNELIDELIMSTDTQERAIHLGDVNSFAEVPRSVLQEAIMSNSLAKRVKTEKLSQGDSRISVKRTNTDEDILTKAQRLGAKRNLETSHFQRYSLVKVLETSTEEGNTSTNS; this is translated from the exons ATGGCTTCAGCAAAGAAGGCTGCTGCTCGACGCATTTGCTCGCCGACGTTGAGGAAGGAAGTCAGCCATTTCGATCTGATTCCTCTATGCCGTTCAAATTCAAATATCTCTCCAGTTCATTTGGAAAGGAAACAGTATGTGCCGCTAATTCCGCCATGTGTGCTGGACGACTTTACTGAGGGATCACGTTCGCGTGTTGTGTACCAGCCTTCTTACTCTGTGGGCCAGACACCAGCGCAAGAATTGAGCCCGCAGAAGGAAACGGGTTCGCAGTGTTTTCTGGCGTCAGCCACTCTCTGCTGGGCCAGCCGTAATCCTGGCCTTCATTTACTCCGTCAGAAAGTTTTTAGTACGCCAAAACCTGGGAACCCTGTTCTCTCGCCATTCTATCACCAGCCGCCATTTCCTGTTCTCAAAACGTACGCCGACGTCCTCAAGTCGGCCATCAACTCTAGTGACATGGCTAAGGAGGAAACTGATCCTGAGGGCTGGAGAGTGATGGATCGCCGACGCCAGCAGGTACGTGGTCGTTCCTCGGGTCTTGACAGTTGGTCGTCCCGTGGTCGGGAAAACTGGGAAGTTCGAGGGCGTGGTTCATGGCGTCGCCGCGGCAACCGGTTTCACACGTATGGTGGGTCGTTCGGCTCTGATGCCAGGGTGATTGTAGCTCACAGTAGTGGTATGCAGACCGAGCCGGCTTGTAAACAGGTTGCAGACGTTACATCCGGCGTTGCTGACAAGGGGAAGAAACGACGGGATGAACTTTGTTGTGAAATTTGCGAAGACAATCATGTCCCCGAGGAGTGCCCGGTGTTTAACGGACCGAAGCCGCAGGCAGCTCTATGTGGTTTTGCAGGTGGTGAGTCTGGTTTCTTCCAGATTCATACTTGGGGGTGCAAAGGGTGTTATTCCAAGGTCGGATGGTGTAACTGCATTCATAACCGTGAAGGAAG GGTTGAGCTTCAACGCATGATAGCTATGAAGTATGTTCATACACTGGGTGGAGAAG TAGGATCTATTTTGGGTGCAACACAGAAAGTGGATATGCGATACACTCGGAAAATGGGGGTGGTCCGTATTTTGGTGGCAGTGACGGATGTGAATCATATTCCGGAGTCTGCAGAAATAATAGTTGGTGAAGGGCTTTACGAGATCTTCTTCAAAGTTGATAAGGTTCTCAAAGATGGGAGATGGATTGACAAGGATAACATGGATTATCGGGACGGAGATGATAAGGAACAAGGAGAGAATGAAGATTATTCTGAAAAGCATGGAAATGATTCTTTTCCAATGGAGGAGGTAGCAGAAGACACGGTCATGCGGGATAATTCCTTACAGAGTGATCATAATAAGCCAAACGATGGAGCTTTAGTCATGGGGATGGTGGTTCTGCAAGGGAATCAGAACAATTATGGCTCAACGATAGGAACAGGTGTTGAGTCTGAAGATTCGACTTTCAATGAGCCGACAACTTTGATGCCAACTTCCTCCTCTTGTTCTGCTCAGTATGCTCTGCTAGTACCTAAGTCTGCCGAAGCACTCGTTCTGGAACCAAAAATTGGCCTTACCGATCTCTCACCTGGTGATCTTGATCAGACACCAGAAAATGTTGGCGAGGATGCGAATCTTAGCAGCCTTTACGATCTGGTTCCAAGCTGTTCGATACTTGCTGGTATGACGGATGGTGCTGGCGGGCTGAATTTGGCTGATGACAGTTTGCAGACCCAGGCTGCATCAAAGCCACTTAGTGGTGGTGGTGCTGGTTTGGCTTTAATTGATGCCAGTAATAATTCCCAGGTGGACAACGAGTTGATCGACGAACTAATTATGTCTACTG ATACACAGGAGAGAGCCATTCACCTGGGAGATGTTAATTCCTTTGCTGAGGTACCTCGCTCTGTCCTCCAG GAAGCAATTATGTCTAATTCTCTTGCTAAGAGGGTAAAGACCGAAAAGCTTAGTCAAGGGGATTCCAGAATAAGCGTCAAGAGGACTAATACGGATGAAGATATATTGACAAAAGCACAGCGCTTGGGAGCAAAACGTAATCTGGAAACCA
- the LOC103650306 gene encoding uncharacterized protein isoform X3, with protein sequence MASAKKAAARRICSPTLRKEVSHFDLIPLCRSNSNISPVHLERKQYVPLIPPCVLDDFTEGSRSRVVYQPSYSVGQTPAQELSPQKETGSQCFLASATLCWASRNPGLHLLRQKVFSTPKPGNPVLSPFYHQPPFPVLKTYADVLKSAINSSDMAKEETDPEGWRVMDRRRQQVRGRSSGLDSWSSRGRENWEVRGRGSWRRRGNRFHTYGGSFGSDARVIVAHSSGMQTEPACKQVADVTSGVADKGKKRRDELCCEICEDNHVPEECPVFNGPKPQAALCGFAGGESGFFQIHTWGCKGCYSKVGWCNCIHNREGRVELQRMIAMKYVHTLGGEGSILGATQKVDMRYTRKMGVVRILVAVTDVNHIPESAEIIVGEGLYEIFFKVDKVLKDGRWIDKDNMDYRDGDDKEQGENEDYSEKHGNDSFPMEEVAEDTVMRDNSLQSDHNKPNDGALVMGMVVLQGNQNNYGSTIGTGVESEDSTFNEPTTLMPTSSSCSAQYALLVPKSAEALVLEPKIGLTDLSPGDLDQTPENVGEDANLSSLYDLVPSCSILAGMTDGAGGLNLADDSLQTQAASKPLSGGGAGLALIDASNNSQVDNELIDELIMSTDTQERAIHLGDVNSFAEVPRSVLQEAIMSNSLAKRVKTEKLSQGDSRISVKRTNTDEDILTKAQRLGAKRNLETSHFQRYSLVKVLETSTEEGNTSTNS encoded by the exons ATGGCTTCAGCAAAGAAGGCTGCTGCTCGACGCATTTGCTCGCCGACGTTGAGGAAGGAAGTCAGCCATTTCGATCTGATTCCTCTATGCCGTTCAAATTCAAATATCTCTCCAGTTCATTTGGAAAGGAAACAGTATGTGCCGCTAATTCCGCCATGTGTGCTGGACGACTTTACTGAGGGATCACGTTCGCGTGTTGTGTACCAGCCTTCTTACTCTGTGGGCCAGACACCAGCGCAAGAATTGAGCCCGCAGAAGGAAACGGGTTCGCAGTGTTTTCTGGCGTCAGCCACTCTCTGCTGGGCCAGCCGTAATCCTGGCCTTCATTTACTCCGTCAGAAAGTTTTTAGTACGCCAAAACCTGGGAACCCTGTTCTCTCGCCATTCTATCACCAGCCGCCATTTCCTGTTCTCAAAACGTACGCCGACGTCCTCAAGTCGGCCATCAACTCTAGTGACATGGCTAAGGAGGAAACTGATCCTGAGGGCTGGAGAGTGATGGATCGCCGACGCCAGCAGGTACGTGGTCGTTCCTCGGGTCTTGACAGTTGGTCGTCCCGTGGTCGGGAAAACTGGGAAGTTCGAGGGCGTGGTTCATGGCGTCGCCGCGGCAACCGGTTTCACACGTATGGTGGGTCGTTCGGCTCTGATGCCAGGGTGATTGTAGCTCACAGTAGTGGTATGCAGACCGAGCCGGCTTGTAAACAGGTTGCAGACGTTACATCCGGCGTTGCTGACAAGGGGAAGAAACGACGGGATGAACTTTGTTGTGAAATTTGCGAAGACAATCATGTCCCCGAGGAGTGCCCGGTGTTTAACGGACCGAAGCCGCAGGCAGCTCTATGTGGTTTTGCAGGTGGTGAGTCTGGTTTCTTCCAGATTCATACTTGGGGGTGCAAAGGGTGTTATTCCAAGGTCGGATGGTGTAACTGCATTCATAACCGTGAAGGAAG GGTTGAGCTTCAACGCATGATAGCTATGAAGTATGTTCATACACTGGGTGGAGAAG GATCTATTTTGGGTGCAACACAGAAAGTGGATATGCGATACACTCGGAAAATGGGGGTGGTCCGTATTTTGGTGGCAGTGACGGATGTGAATCATATTCCGGAGTCTGCAGAAATAATAGTTGGTGAAGGGCTTTACGAGATCTTCTTCAAAGTTGATAAGGTTCTCAAAGATGGGAGATGGATTGACAAGGATAACATGGATTATCGGGACGGAGATGATAAGGAACAAGGAGAGAATGAAGATTATTCTGAAAAGCATGGAAATGATTCTTTTCCAATGGAGGAGGTAGCAGAAGACACGGTCATGCGGGATAATTCCTTACAGAGTGATCATAATAAGCCAAACGATGGAGCTTTAGTCATGGGGATGGTGGTTCTGCAAGGGAATCAGAACAATTATGGCTCAACGATAGGAACAGGTGTTGAGTCTGAAGATTCGACTTTCAATGAGCCGACAACTTTGATGCCAACTTCCTCCTCTTGTTCTGCTCAGTATGCTCTGCTAGTACCTAAGTCTGCCGAAGCACTCGTTCTGGAACCAAAAATTGGCCTTACCGATCTCTCACCTGGTGATCTTGATCAGACACCAGAAAATGTTGGCGAGGATGCGAATCTTAGCAGCCTTTACGATCTGGTTCCAAGCTGTTCGATACTTGCTGGTATGACGGATGGTGCTGGCGGGCTGAATTTGGCTGATGACAGTTTGCAGACCCAGGCTGCATCAAAGCCACTTAGTGGTGGTGGTGCTGGTTTGGCTTTAATTGATGCCAGTAATAATTCCCAGGTGGACAACGAGTTGATCGACGAACTAATTATGTCTACTG ATACACAGGAGAGAGCCATTCACCTGGGAGATGTTAATTCCTTTGCTGAGGTACCTCGCTCTGTCCTCCAG GAAGCAATTATGTCTAATTCTCTTGCTAAGAGGGTAAAGACCGAAAAGCTTAGTCAAGGGGATTCCAGAATAAGCGTCAAGAGGACTAATACGGATGAAGATATATTGACAAAAGCACAGCGCTTGGGAGCAAAACGTAATCTGGAAACCA
- the LOC103650306 gene encoding uncharacterized protein isoform X1 codes for MASAKKAAARRICSPTLRKEVSHFDLIPLCRSNSNISPVHLERKQYVPLIPPCVLDDFTEGSRSRVVYQPSYSVGQTPAQELSPQKETGSQCFLASATLCWASRNPGLHLLRQKVFSTPKPGNPVLSPFYHQPPFPVLKTYADVLKSAINSSDMAKEETDPEGWRVMDRRRQQVRGRSSGLDSWSSRGRENWEVRGRGSWRRRGNRFHTYGGSFGSDARVIVAHSSGMQTEPACKQVADVTSGVADKGKKRRDELCCEICEDNHVPEECPVFNGPKPQAALCGFAGGESGFFQIHTWGCKGCYSKVGWCNCIHNREGRVELQRMIAMKYVHTLGGEGILVIQEVNQKIEPISYLQKAWVNVYGVPFEIRSFLPLWAVGSILGATQKVDMRYTRKMGVVRILVAVTDVNHIPESAEIIVGEGLYEIFFKVDKVLKDGRWIDKDNMDYRDGDDKEQGENEDYSEKHGNDSFPMEEVAEDTVMRDNSLQSDHNKPNDGALVMGMVVLQGNQNNYGSTIGTGVESEDSTFNEPTTLMPTSSSCSAQYALLVPKSAEALVLEPKIGLTDLSPGDLDQTPENVGEDANLSSLYDLVPSCSILAGMTDGAGGLNLADDSLQTQAASKPLSGGGAGLALIDASNNSQVDNELIDELIMSTDTQERAIHLGDVNSFAEVPRSVLQEAIMSNSLAKRVKTEKLSQGDSRISVKRTNTDEDILTKAQRLGAKRNLETSHFQRYSLVKVLETSTEEGNTSTNS; via the exons ATGGCTTCAGCAAAGAAGGCTGCTGCTCGACGCATTTGCTCGCCGACGTTGAGGAAGGAAGTCAGCCATTTCGATCTGATTCCTCTATGCCGTTCAAATTCAAATATCTCTCCAGTTCATTTGGAAAGGAAACAGTATGTGCCGCTAATTCCGCCATGTGTGCTGGACGACTTTACTGAGGGATCACGTTCGCGTGTTGTGTACCAGCCTTCTTACTCTGTGGGCCAGACACCAGCGCAAGAATTGAGCCCGCAGAAGGAAACGGGTTCGCAGTGTTTTCTGGCGTCAGCCACTCTCTGCTGGGCCAGCCGTAATCCTGGCCTTCATTTACTCCGTCAGAAAGTTTTTAGTACGCCAAAACCTGGGAACCCTGTTCTCTCGCCATTCTATCACCAGCCGCCATTTCCTGTTCTCAAAACGTACGCCGACGTCCTCAAGTCGGCCATCAACTCTAGTGACATGGCTAAGGAGGAAACTGATCCTGAGGGCTGGAGAGTGATGGATCGCCGACGCCAGCAGGTACGTGGTCGTTCCTCGGGTCTTGACAGTTGGTCGTCCCGTGGTCGGGAAAACTGGGAAGTTCGAGGGCGTGGTTCATGGCGTCGCCGCGGCAACCGGTTTCACACGTATGGTGGGTCGTTCGGCTCTGATGCCAGGGTGATTGTAGCTCACAGTAGTGGTATGCAGACCGAGCCGGCTTGTAAACAGGTTGCAGACGTTACATCCGGCGTTGCTGACAAGGGGAAGAAACGACGGGATGAACTTTGTTGTGAAATTTGCGAAGACAATCATGTCCCCGAGGAGTGCCCGGTGTTTAACGGACCGAAGCCGCAGGCAGCTCTATGTGGTTTTGCAGGTGGTGAGTCTGGTTTCTTCCAGATTCATACTTGGGGGTGCAAAGGGTGTTATTCCAAGGTCGGATGGTGTAACTGCATTCATAACCGTGAAGGAAG GGTTGAGCTTCAACGCATGATAGCTATGAAGTATGTTCATACACTGGGTGGAGAAGGTATTTTAGTTATTCAGGAGGTTAACCAAAAAATAGAACCAATTTCTTATCTGCAGAAAGCTTGGGTGAATGTTTATGGGGTTCCTTTTGAGATCCGCTCCTTTCTTCCTTTGTGGGCAGTAGGATCTATTTTGGGTGCAACACAGAAAGTGGATATGCGATACACTCGGAAAATGGGGGTGGTCCGTATTTTGGTGGCAGTGACGGATGTGAATCATATTCCGGAGTCTGCAGAAATAATAGTTGGTGAAGGGCTTTACGAGATCTTCTTCAAAGTTGATAAGGTTCTCAAAGATGGGAGATGGATTGACAAGGATAACATGGATTATCGGGACGGAGATGATAAGGAACAAGGAGAGAATGAAGATTATTCTGAAAAGCATGGAAATGATTCTTTTCCAATGGAGGAGGTAGCAGAAGACACGGTCATGCGGGATAATTCCTTACAGAGTGATCATAATAAGCCAAACGATGGAGCTTTAGTCATGGGGATGGTGGTTCTGCAAGGGAATCAGAACAATTATGGCTCAACGATAGGAACAGGTGTTGAGTCTGAAGATTCGACTTTCAATGAGCCGACAACTTTGATGCCAACTTCCTCCTCTTGTTCTGCTCAGTATGCTCTGCTAGTACCTAAGTCTGCCGAAGCACTCGTTCTGGAACCAAAAATTGGCCTTACCGATCTCTCACCTGGTGATCTTGATCAGACACCAGAAAATGTTGGCGAGGATGCGAATCTTAGCAGCCTTTACGATCTGGTTCCAAGCTGTTCGATACTTGCTGGTATGACGGATGGTGCTGGCGGGCTGAATTTGGCTGATGACAGTTTGCAGACCCAGGCTGCATCAAAGCCACTTAGTGGTGGTGGTGCTGGTTTGGCTTTAATTGATGCCAGTAATAATTCCCAGGTGGACAACGAGTTGATCGACGAACTAATTATGTCTACTG ATACACAGGAGAGAGCCATTCACCTGGGAGATGTTAATTCCTTTGCTGAGGTACCTCGCTCTGTCCTCCAG GAAGCAATTATGTCTAATTCTCTTGCTAAGAGGGTAAAGACCGAAAAGCTTAGTCAAGGGGATTCCAGAATAAGCGTCAAGAGGACTAATACGGATGAAGATATATTGACAAAAGCACAGCGCTTGGGAGCAAAACGTAATCTGGAAACCA